In Syngnathoides biaculeatus isolate LvHL_M chromosome 5, ASM1980259v1, whole genome shotgun sequence, the following are encoded in one genomic region:
- the ifnlr1 gene encoding interferon lambda receptor 1: MWSVAVIFLLLFCYACLSTGNGKVYFNSKNFFNVLHWDARESSHPDQKVFYSVQYKRYEDGETYQEKRECQNIIALNCNLTAETPSLPDVYYQARVYANGQVHGCSKRFKPIAHTTLGRANVSTGVTPTSLDIRAEVPLGPDGVSLADIIRRSKKGHVNTSIQYTFNLTSPEWAVQHHSSLSAHLVINLKSDQSKYCGYVVYKPLCEWGRPDSEKATFCVTLPGDPYKILPWPLTSAALLAVVVMSSFGVVRVYVKGRTNRRLPLSLELDTPRELPNIQHPPERNLVISSVMMEAQNEQIFVYNYARVRPKPNGARVGPLGNYSTQNIPCQPWLGTTGSSVERPNSQASSSQVSVVYSSVVPAVPTEQNKLPRVLVEDEEKISFLTQHTPCMDINSGGQMHLQTVRDANGELKLTSLAFQEESCPVGKPLLSELYESEEEASVLALLKRLDSSESSDSGCVEGTQNTPTLTDCNPTHLAPFGTYLSNNVPALVANPASGYKQNWMPLDPTPNKNQDYMRRTHPWTFPGEAEDREFNEYEGSGQIFLEDWVLQIQQ; this comes from the exons atgtggtcTGTCGCGGTCATTTTTCTGCTTCTCTTCTGCTATG CTTGCCTTTCCACCGGCAACGGCAAAGTCTACTTTAACTCCAAGAACTTTTTCAACGTGCTCCACTGGGACGCGAGGGAATCTTCGCACCCTGACCAAAAGGTCTTCTACAGCGTCCAGTACAAGAG GTATGAAGATGGTGAGACTTACCAGGAGAAGCGCGAATGTCAGAATATCATCGCGCTTAACTGCAACCTGACGGCAGAAACACCGTCGCTCCCGGACGTTTACTACCAGGCGCGCGTGTACGCCAACGGGCAGGTACACGGATGCAGCAAGAGGTTCAAACCCATCGCGCACA CGACTCTGGGTCGAGCCAATGTGTCTACAGGCGTGACCCCGACGTCCTTGGACATCAGGGCTGAGGTTCCGCTGGGACCGGACGGCGTCTCCCTGGCGGATATCATCAGGAGGAGCAAAAAAGGGCATGTCAATACTTCCATTCAATACACCTTCAACCTCACCTCCCCCGAGTGGGCTGTACAg CACCACAGTAGCCTATCTGCTCACCTTGTCATCAACTTGAAATCCGACCAAAGCAAGTACTGCGGCTACGTCGTCTACAAGCCTTTGTGTGAGTGGGGGCGCCCAGACAGTGAGAAGGCCACATTCTGTGTAACATTACCAG GTGACCCTTATAAGATTTTGCCATGGCCCCTCACGAGCGCCGCCCTACTAGCAGTCGTTGTCATGTCGTCATTTGGAGTTGTGCGCGTCTACGTGAAGGGCAGGACGAACAGGAGGCTCCCGCTGTCACTG gaatTAGATACTCCAAGAGAACTGCCGAATATCCAGCATCCACCAGAGAGGAATCTGGTTATTTCCAGTGTGATGATGGAGGCTCAAAATGAGCAAATTTTTGTGTACAATTACGCACGTGTACGTCCTAAGCCAAACGGGGCTCGTGTTGGACCTCTTGGAAACTATTCCACGCAAAACATTCCTTGCCAACCCTGGCTTGGTACTACGGGTTCATCAGTGGAGAGGCCGAATAGCCAGGCATCCAGCAGCCAGGTTTCTGTTGTCTACAGTTCCGTGGTGCCAGCGGTTCCGACAGAACAGAACAAGCTCCCGAGGGTCCTCGTAGAGGACGAGGAAAAAATATCATTTctcacacaacacacacccTGCATGGACATCAATTCAGGTGGACAGATGCACTTGCAAACGGTGCGAGACGCCAATGGAGAACTTAAGTTGACATCCCTCGCTTTCCAGGAAGAGAGCTGTCCTGTGGGAAAACCCCTTCTCTCAGAACTCTATGAATCTGAAGAGGAGGCCTCAGTTTTAGCTCTGCTGAAGCGCCTGGATAGCTCTGAATCGTCAGACTCCGGGTGTGTCGAGGGGACCCAAAACACGCCGACCCTGACTGACTGTAACCCAACTCACTTGGCGCCTTTTGGAACTTACCTGAGCAATAATGTACCAGCCTTAGTGGCCAATCCGGCATCAGGGTACAAACAGAATTGGATGCCGCTAGACCCCACGCCAAACAAAAATCAGGACTACATGAGGAGAACCCACCCTTGGACTTTTCCTGGAGAAGCCGAGGACAGGGAGTTTAACGAGTATGAAGGATCAGGACAAATATTTCTTGAAGATTGGGTGTTGCAAATACAACAGTAA